One segment of Belonocnema kinseyi isolate 2016_QV_RU_SX_M_011 chromosome 7, B_treatae_v1, whole genome shotgun sequence DNA contains the following:
- the LOC117176538 gene encoding major royal jelly protein 1-like has product MAFFGNVSSLIFLAIIMICSAARMNVIYQWKYIDYVWESSAAKQEAIDYGDYDFKNAAMIDVDQSEDGRTFVTVIRTKGVPASLNVVSSKKGPGGPLLAPYPDWSWYRKGNCNGITNVYRIAIDKCNRLWVLDNGVIDENQVCSAQILLFNLETNELLGRTKIPNRLSQNSERNEGLLITPIVQTEGKYCERARMQGTH; this is encoded by the exons ATGGCATTCTTTGGGAATGTTTCATCGTTGATTTTCCTAGCAATTATAATGATTTGCTCAGCAGCTAGAATGAACGTTATTTATCAGTGGAAATATATTGATTATGTGTGGGAATCATCAGCAGCAAAACAGGAAGCCATTGATTATGGagattacgattttaaaaatgctgCCATGATTGATGTTGACCAATCTGAag ATGGAAGAACTTTCGTCACAGTGATTAGGACAAAAGGAGTTCCTGCCAGTTTAAACGTAGTTTCGAGTAAAAAAGGACCAGGGGGTCCTTTATTAGCACCATATCCGGATTGGTCCTGGTACAGAAAAGGAAATTGCAATGGAATAACAAACGTTTACAGAATTGCA ATTGATAAATGCAACAGATTATGGGTGTTAGACAACGGAGTAATCGATGAAAATCAAGTGTGCTCTGCCCAA ATTTTACTCTTCAATTTAGAAACCAATGAGTTATTAGGCAGAACGAAAATTCCAAATAGACTCTCCCAAAATTCAGAAAGAAACGAAGGACTTTTAATCACCCCAATTGTTCAAACTGAGGGGAAATATTGTGAGCGAGCAAGA ATGCAAGGAACACATTAG